The Oceanibaculum nanhaiense genome includes a region encoding these proteins:
- a CDS encoding CoA-acylating methylmalonate-semialdehyde dehydrogenase: MTKTLQHYVNGAPVDGASGRFSDVFNPATGEVQARVPLASQAEVDKVVASAQAAFPAWAAATPLRRARVMFKFKELIEKNMDRLAAAITAEHGKTFPDAQGEVTRGLEVVEFACGIPQLLKGEYTEQVGGGIDAWTIRQPLGVVAGITPFNFPAMVPMWMFPVAIACGNCFILKPSERDPSVGMILADLLKEAGLPDGVFSVLHGDKQAVDAILTHPGIEAVSFVGSTPIAEYVYHTGTAHNKRVQALGGAKNHMIVMPDADLDQATDALMGAGYGSAGERCMAVSVAVAIGDKVGDALIERLTPKVRSLKVGPGMDKEVEMGPLVTRQHLEKVRGYVDQGVKEGAKLVVDGRDMKLQGYENGFFMGGCLFDNVTTDMTIYKEEIFGPVLSVVRAPDYETAVKMVNDHEFGNGTAIFTRDGDAAREFASQIKVGMVGINVPIPVPMAFHSFGGWKRSLFGDHHMHGPEGVRFYTRMKAITQRWPTGIRSGAEFIMPTMK, encoded by the coding sequence ATGACCAAGACGCTGCAGCATTATGTGAACGGCGCACCGGTGGACGGCGCCAGCGGCCGTTTCAGCGATGTGTTCAACCCGGCGACCGGCGAGGTGCAGGCGCGCGTGCCGCTGGCCAGCCAGGCCGAGGTGGACAAGGTCGTGGCAAGCGCGCAGGCGGCTTTTCCGGCCTGGGCCGCCGCCACGCCGCTGCGCCGCGCGCGCGTCATGTTCAAGTTCAAGGAACTGATCGAGAAGAACATGGACCGGCTTGCCGCCGCGATCACGGCGGAGCATGGCAAGACCTTCCCGGACGCGCAGGGCGAGGTGACGCGCGGGCTGGAGGTCGTGGAATTCGCCTGCGGCATTCCGCAGCTGCTGAAGGGCGAATATACCGAGCAGGTCGGCGGCGGCATCGACGCCTGGACCATCCGCCAGCCGCTGGGCGTGGTTGCCGGCATCACTCCCTTCAACTTCCCGGCCATGGTGCCGATGTGGATGTTCCCCGTCGCGATTGCCTGCGGCAACTGCTTCATCCTGAAGCCGTCGGAGCGCGATCCGTCGGTCGGCATGATTCTCGCCGACCTGCTGAAGGAAGCCGGATTGCCGGATGGCGTGTTCAGTGTCCTGCATGGCGACAAGCAGGCGGTGGACGCGATCCTCACCCACCCGGGCATCGAGGCGGTCAGCTTCGTCGGCTCCACCCCGATCGCCGAGTACGTCTATCACACCGGCACCGCGCACAATAAGCGGGTGCAGGCGCTGGGTGGTGCCAAGAACCACATGATCGTCATGCCCGACGCCGATCTCGACCAGGCGACCGACGCGCTGATGGGCGCCGGCTACGGTTCCGCCGGCGAGCGCTGCATGGCCGTCTCCGTCGCTGTCGCCATCGGCGACAAGGTGGGCGATGCGCTGATCGAACGGCTGACGCCGAAGGTGCGTTCGCTGAAGGTCGGCCCCGGCATGGACAAGGAAGTCGAGATGGGGCCGCTGGTCACCCGCCAGCATCTGGAGAAGGTGCGCGGTTATGTCGATCAGGGCGTGAAGGAAGGCGCGAAGCTGGTGGTCGATGGCCGCGACATGAAGCTTCAGGGTTACGAGAACGGCTTCTTCATGGGCGGCTGCCTGTTCGACAATGTCACCACCGACATGACGATCTACAAGGAAGAGATCTTCGGCCCGGTGCTCTCCGTGGTCCGTGCGCCGGATTACGAAACCGCCGTGAAGATGGTCAACGACCATGAATTCGGCAACGGCACCGCGATCTTCACCCGCGATGGCGATGCGGCGCGCGAATTCGCCAGCCAGATCAAGGTCGGCATGGTCGGCATCAATGTGCCGATCCCGGTACCGATGGCCTTCCATTCCTTCGGCGGCTGGAAGCGCTCGCTGTTCGGC